In Haliaeetus albicilla chromosome 18, bHalAlb1.1, whole genome shotgun sequence, one genomic interval encodes:
- the PTGES3 gene encoding prostaglandin E synthase 3 → MQPASAKWYDRRDYVFIEFCVEDSKDVNVNFEKSKLTFSCLGGSDNFKHLNEIDLFNNIDPNESKHKRTDRSILCCLRKGESGQAWPRLTKERAKLNWLSVDFNNWKDWEDDSDEDMSNFDRFSEMMNNMGGDDDVDLPEVDGADDDSPDSDDEKMPDLE, encoded by the exons AT GCAGCCTGCTTCTGCGAAGTGGTACGACCGAAGGGACTATGTCTTTATTGAATTTTGCGTTGAAGACAGTAAAGATGTTAatgtaaattttgaaaaatccaaACTTACATTCAG TTGTCTTGGAGGAAGTGATaactttaaacatttaaatgaaattgaCCTTTTTAATAATATTGATCCAAAT gaaTCAAAGCATAAAAGAACAGACAGATCTATCTTGTGTTGTTTACGAAAAGGAGAATCTGGTCAGGCATGGCCAAGGTTAACAAAAGAGAGAGCAAAG CTCAACTGGCTCAGTGTGGACTTCAACAACTGGAAAGACTGGGAAGATGATTCAGATGAAGACATGTCCAATTTTGATCGCTTTTCTGAG ATGATGAACAACATGGGTGGAGATGATGACGTAGACTTGCCAGAAGTAGATGGGGCAGATGAT gACTCGCCAGACAGCGATGATGAAA aAATGCCAGATCTGGAGTAA